A single window of Anaerocolumna chitinilytica DNA harbors:
- a CDS encoding shikimate kinase yields the protein MPMKNVVLIGMPSAGKSTIGVILAKVLGYQFLDSDLLIQEQESELLKDIIDKRGIDGFLAIENQINSKIDTVNTVIATGGSVIYGKEAMEHLRDIGIVVYIKLSLNTITDRLGNIKQRGVVLRKGQDLKMLYEERCPLYEKYAHVTVNGEQLNTEELMEKIAEEIRSFIKKPL from the coding sequence ATGCCTATGAAAAATGTTGTTTTAATTGGAATGCCTTCAGCCGGTAAAAGTACCATTGGAGTTATCCTTGCTAAGGTCTTAGGATATCAATTTCTTGATTCCGACCTATTAATTCAGGAGCAGGAAAGTGAATTATTAAAGGATATCATTGACAAAAGAGGAATAGATGGTTTTCTGGCTATTGAAAATCAGATTAATAGTAAAATAGATACTGTAAATACAGTGATTGCCACAGGTGGAAGTGTTATTTACGGAAAAGAAGCAATGGAGCACCTTCGTGATATCGGAATTGTTGTTTATATTAAATTGTCGCTGAATACGATTACCGATCGTCTGGGGAATATAAAGCAAAGAGGGGTCGTCTTAAGAAAAGGACAGGATCTTAAGATGCTTTATGAGGAGAGATGTCCTCTTTATGAAAAATATGCACATGTTACAGTGAATGGGGAACAGTTAAACACAGAGGAGCTTATGGAGAAGATAGCGGAGGAAATCCGCAGCTTTATCAAAAAGCCGCTCTAG
- a CDS encoding flavin reductase family protein — MNKEFWKPGNMLYPLPAVMVGCKGRDGKNNIITVAWTGTVCTNPAMVYISLRKIRHSYGIIKDSGEFTINLTNESLVRAADYCGVKSGKDVDKFKEMKLTPVKGVYVDAPCIGEAPVNIECKLKEIIPLGSHDMFLAEVLGVHADSRYMNEKGKFDLNQAKPVVYSHGEYYGLGELMGTFGYSVKK, encoded by the coding sequence ATGAACAAGGAATTTTGGAAACCCGGGAATATGCTCTATCCCCTGCCTGCTGTTATGGTAGGCTGCAAAGGAAGAGACGGGAAGAATAATATAATTACAGTAGCCTGGACGGGAACGGTTTGTACGAATCCGGCTATGGTATATATTTCCCTTAGAAAAATAAGGCATTCCTATGGTATTATAAAAGATAGTGGTGAATTTACCATAAATCTGACAAACGAAAGTCTGGTACGGGCGGCTGATTACTGCGGTGTCAAATCCGGTAAGGATGTAGACAAGTTCAAGGAGATGAAATTAACTCCTGTAAAAGGGGTGTATGTGGACGCTCCCTGTATTGGAGAAGCTCCGGTTAATATTGAATGCAAATTAAAGGAGATTATTCCCCTTGGCTCCCATGATATGTTTTTGGCGGAAGTGCTGGGAGTTCATGCAGACAGCAGGTATATGAATGAAAAAGGTAAATTTGACTTAAACCAGGCTAAACCTGTGGTGTATTCCCATGGAGAATACTACGGTCTTGGTGAGCTTATGGGAACCTTTGGATATAGTGTAAAAAAATAA
- a CDS encoding Ig-like domain-containing protein: MADNIILIESVTQNVQDKVKQSLKFRTGKFVWRVKFTAPLDPATVNNRNLYVTTLNQLPLKTYIRYDTINKYIEIEPLEPYSQNESYILTITRNVKSKGGKNLKTPVTLQFKIQD; the protein is encoded by the coding sequence ATGGCTGACAATATAATCTTAATAGAATCCGTAACACAGAATGTTCAGGATAAGGTAAAGCAATCCCTTAAATTCCGCACCGGCAAATTTGTCTGGCGTGTTAAGTTTACTGCTCCTCTTGATCCTGCTACTGTTAATAATAGAAATCTTTACGTAACTACTCTCAATCAATTGCCTTTAAAGACTTATATCCGTTATGACACTATTAATAAATACATAGAGATAGAGCCCTTAGAGCCTTATTCCCAAAATGAATCCTATATATTAACCATAACAAGAAACGTAAAATCAAAGGGCGGCAAGAATCTTAAGACTCCTGTTACCCTTCAGTTTAAAATTCAAGACTGA
- a CDS encoding putative manganese-dependent inorganic diphosphatase — MGNQIFVIGHVNPDTDSICSAIAYAHLKQKLTGEDYVAKRAGHINSETKFVLEAFKVSAPSYLPDVRTQVKDIEVRRTKGVKNGISLKEAWSYMRESNVVTLPIVDGEDHLEGLITVGDITKSYMDVYDNRILTKAATPCRNLVETLEGELIVGTGEETFHNGKVLIAAANPDLMENYIEKDDVVILGNRYESQLCAIEMNAGCIIVCDGASVSKTITKMAQNNNCIIIKTPYDTFTAARLINQSIPIRFFMTDKDILYFTKEDYIEDIKGIMAQKRHRDFPILDKDGHYYGMISRRNLLGARRKKLILVDHNEKSQAVDGLEDAEILEIIDHHRLGSLETINPVFFRNQPLGCTATIIYQMYQEHQIEIEPQIAGLLCSAILSDTLVYRSPTCTEMDKQAAENLAVIAGIKTEEYATRMFAAGSDLTNKSPEEIFYQDFKKFTAGDITFGVGQISSMSREELDKIKESLVPYMQKAYHEHGVEMLFFMLTSIMDGSTEFLYQGAGAKELLINTFHFNKNDKAFHLENVVSRKKQVIPALMLALQEN, encoded by the coding sequence ATGGGAAACCAGATATTTGTAATCGGGCATGTCAATCCGGATACGGACTCTATCTGTTCAGCAATTGCATATGCACACCTGAAGCAAAAGCTGACGGGAGAAGATTACGTAGCAAAGAGGGCAGGGCATATCAACTCTGAAACGAAATTTGTACTAGAAGCCTTTAAGGTCAGTGCGCCAAGTTACCTGCCGGATGTCCGTACACAGGTGAAGGATATTGAAGTCCGCAGAACAAAAGGCGTGAAGAATGGGATATCCTTAAAGGAAGCCTGGTCCTATATGAGAGAGAGTAATGTGGTTACACTTCCAATTGTAGACGGAGAAGATCACCTGGAAGGGCTTATTACTGTAGGGGATATTACAAAATCCTATATGGATGTATACGATAACCGGATACTTACAAAAGCTGCAACACCTTGCAGAAACCTGGTAGAAACCCTGGAAGGGGAGCTGATTGTAGGTACAGGAGAGGAAACTTTTCATAACGGAAAGGTTTTAATAGCCGCAGCCAATCCGGATCTAATGGAAAACTATATTGAAAAAGATGATGTGGTGATTCTGGGAAACCGCTATGAATCCCAGCTCTGTGCAATCGAGATGAATGCGGGTTGTATTATTGTTTGTGATGGCGCCAGTGTTTCCAAGACGATTACAAAGATGGCTCAGAATAATAATTGTATTATTATTAAAACTCCTTATGATACCTTTACTGCAGCCAGATTGATTAACCAGAGTATACCAATCCGCTTTTTTATGACAGATAAAGATATTCTGTATTTTACAAAGGAAGATTATATCGAGGATATAAAGGGAATTATGGCTCAGAAGAGGCACCGGGACTTTCCTATCTTGGATAAAGACGGTCACTACTATGGGATGATCTCCAGGCGTAACCTTTTGGGAGCCAGAAGAAAGAAGCTTATTCTGGTGGATCATAATGAGAAGTCTCAGGCAGTTGACGGCCTGGAAGACGCAGAAATACTGGAAATTATTGACCATCACAGGCTTGGCAGTCTTGAAACGATCAATCCGGTATTTTTCAGAAATCAGCCCCTTGGCTGCACGGCTACGATTATTTATCAGATGTATCAGGAACATCAGATTGAGATAGAACCTCAGATAGCAGGACTATTATGTTCCGCCATACTTTCAGATACCTTGGTATATCGTTCTCCCACCTGTACGGAGATGGATAAACAGGCAGCTGAAAACCTGGCAGTGATTGCGGGAATAAAGACAGAAGAGTATGCAACAAGAATGTTCGCTGCGGGCAGTGATTTGACCAACAAGAGTCCGGAAGAGATTTTTTATCAGGATTTTAAGAAATTTACCGCCGGAGATATTACCTTTGGCGTGGGGCAGATAAGCTCTATGAGCAGGGAAGAGCTGGATAAAATAAAGGAGTCTCTGGTTCCTTATATGCAAAAAGCTTACCATGAACACGGTGTTGAGATGCTATTCTTTATGCTGACCAGTATTATGGATGGCTCGACTGAGTTTTTGTACCAGGGAGCAGGGGCCAAGGAGCTGCTAATCAATACCTTTCATTTTAATAAGAATGATAAAGCATTTCACCTTGAGAATGTGGTATCAAGAAAGAAACAGGTTATTCCTGCACTGATGCTGGCTTTACAGGAGAACTAA
- a CDS encoding tetratricopeptide repeat protein translates to MERYDNIVKIEEIRKLTDEGQYQRAVRILDTMDLHRIKSLTDLSILADVLTENERFDEAMELLNRIYDKSKTRRVIYQMVELAIKQKDVEQAEEYLLRYQKAAPHDSYRFIFRYYIDKLKGEPADTLIDSLEQLKEFEYIEVWAYELAKLYHKAGMKDKCIRECSDIILWFGEGIYVDKAKLLKAYYVGEIDPVHILKAKDRNETIQRLGLDKTKDYRNIREQINEYLSGTEEERAESLEGTGEETKTVPERHTQQRGNAITESKIPEAVTADFRSTDSKMAEPEETAGNDHVEYNHAFFYENGKVREMAAINKALETTEKEETEEDGEAAEKGVTVGKVKIAETEVTEGKSATEGMAELAETEETAESEDKAETKENEVKEVIKEIEAREEIEAKEKIETRKETEAREITEEIAETEETKETEINEEAAEESIFTLFEKASFDYQKELGGFLLSEKVKTQFRRSLEGILSDSSNSRFLCIIGEKQSGKTSLALKICKGLFYLNWIKSDRIAKISGENLNKVDIRKQKEKLNGCSLIIENPGEIQAEAAKGLYSFFRGMGDNIFAILEGSQEEISRFLEEYPLLKEYFAYEICLTTYTLKQLVLFAVGYLENNNYILKSEAKEAITNAIESATTGNDPDAYGKAMKLAVRAKKAAGERYKALLGDILSSGKLTEEDLLYITKEDIIAAEK, encoded by the coding sequence ATGGAACGATATGATAATATAGTAAAGATAGAAGAAATCCGTAAGTTAACAGATGAAGGGCAATACCAGAGAGCTGTCCGAATCCTTGACACCATGGATTTGCACAGGATAAAATCGCTGACGGATTTAAGTATACTTGCAGATGTGCTGACAGAAAATGAACGATTTGACGAAGCGATGGAGCTTCTTAACCGTATATATGATAAATCCAAAACCAGACGTGTTATTTACCAGATGGTAGAACTGGCGATTAAGCAGAAAGATGTGGAACAGGCAGAGGAATACCTGCTTCGGTATCAGAAAGCTGCGCCTCATGATTCTTACCGTTTTATTTTTCGATACTATATTGATAAACTGAAAGGAGAACCAGCAGATACTCTTATTGATTCACTGGAACAACTAAAAGAATTCGAATATATTGAAGTTTGGGCATATGAACTTGCAAAACTCTATCACAAAGCAGGAATGAAAGATAAATGTATCCGTGAATGTTCCGATATCATACTCTGGTTCGGTGAGGGCATCTATGTAGATAAGGCAAAGCTTCTAAAAGCTTATTATGTTGGTGAGATTGACCCGGTGCACATCCTGAAGGCAAAAGATAGAAACGAGACAATCCAGAGGCTGGGACTTGATAAGACAAAGGACTATCGAAACATCAGAGAGCAGATAAATGAATATTTGTCAGGGACGGAAGAGGAAAGGGCAGAATCCCTTGAGGGAACTGGAGAGGAAACGAAGACAGTACCAGAAAGGCATACACAGCAAAGAGGAAATGCGATAACAGAATCCAAGATACCGGAAGCTGTAACCGCAGATTTCAGGAGCACAGATTCTAAAATGGCAGAACCAGAAGAAACAGCAGGGAATGACCATGTGGAATATAACCATGCTTTTTTTTATGAAAACGGAAAAGTCCGGGAAATGGCAGCAATAAATAAAGCATTAGAAACAACAGAAAAAGAAGAAACCGAAGAAGATGGAGAAGCAGCAGAAAAGGGAGTAACCGTAGGAAAGGTAAAAATAGCAGAAACGGAAGTAACTGAAGGAAAATCAGCAACAGAAGGAATGGCAGAATTAGCAGAAACCGAAGAAACAGCAGAATCGGAAGATAAGGCAGAAACTAAAGAAAATGAAGTAAAAGAAGTTATAAAAGAAATAGAAGCAAGAGAAGAGATAGAAGCAAAAGAAAAAATAGAAACAAGAAAAGAAACAGAAGCAAGAGAAATAACAGAAGAAATAGCAGAAACGGAAGAAACAAAAGAAACAGAAATAAATGAAGAGGCAGCAGAAGAGAGTATATTCACCTTGTTTGAAAAAGCATCCTTTGATTATCAGAAAGAACTGGGCGGATTTCTATTATCAGAAAAAGTTAAAACACAATTCCGTCGTAGTCTGGAAGGAATACTTTCAGATTCTTCTAACAGCAGATTTTTGTGCATTATCGGAGAAAAGCAGAGCGGTAAGACCTCTCTGGCTTTAAAGATCTGCAAAGGCTTATTTTATCTGAACTGGATTAAGTCTGATAGAATTGCAAAGATTTCCGGTGAGAATCTAAATAAAGTGGACATACGAAAACAGAAAGAGAAACTGAATGGCTGCTCCCTTATCATAGAGAACCCGGGTGAGATTCAGGCAGAGGCAGCGAAAGGTTTATATTCTTTTTTCAGAGGCATGGGAGATAACATCTTCGCTATTCTGGAAGGAAGCCAAGAGGAGATTAGTCGCTTTTTAGAAGAATATCCTTTGTTAAAAGAGTATTTTGCTTATGAAATTTGTCTTACTACATATACTTTAAAGCAACTGGTACTCTTTGCCGTAGGATACCTGGAAAACAATAATTATATATTAAAAAGTGAAGCAAAAGAGGCCATTACCAATGCAATAGAGTCAGCAACCACAGGAAACGACCCAGATGCCTATGGGAAAGCGATGAAACTCGCAGTTAGAGCAAAAAAAGCTGCAGGAGAAAGATACAAGGCACTGTTAGGGGACATACTAAGCAGCGGAAAACTCACAGAAGAAGACCTGTTATATATTACCAAGGAGGATATAATAGCTGCCGAGAAATAA
- a CDS encoding Crp/Fnr family transcriptional regulator, which produces MGIIINHNAVNQVDKNTTIYLEGEQIKGVSIILKGRVLAKSKGSRVLLGTGNFIGISDLAFGNYHCTYEAFDEVLFYSFPVKNTEEITDIFNINKDYKGLMSASLSRYVSEIEKIYTKLHNAAEDVYNFSDKYHKKYIEIGNKLGYSVTPVTVLTELEPYIEESILDDRKLEYYKECAKISVDHWKAFCSYGEIVTLYTLEDTQELISLMLTECGRMADYLEKLILGLINSSDNCLYKGYASLAISIEETGGDNRELIRVVDAIIEHINNLENIFEEKLGKKCSVDRARMQEIYYMLISKTSNRKEQVDNNFQYTENEAKEVTSVLEGSFQQICNYAMYDLEKTEDMAQGLLDFINLRDKFSTDDRIRVLRRRLTQHFYEIYELVFLKACKDSNVPKVIDLFLKYGFLDERLLTTDQLRELYFLDDELLKQTGLCKVYDIKSWLLCVYNGEKEPSKNEFDQEYPDWLRNNRKRGEITEEGEKDALVNPVLRVKYEMQNMFRYNSKVVNGQFSTFVPFLWGESIVKGFQNMLLTPKRVNDTIQSLLEIDYSVFHREIMYVNQQKGIAKEYVMQPVYPDIILMPVMGFHGVMWQEITGKKKSREGRFIFPIFVDANFNDMMIKVLGKFRWELCRSIQGNAWNNIKEKSLTSEYADYIQFYRKNREISEEMREKIKAQIQKGKNNYREIFVIDYEGWMKSESTGAVRLNRFAREIVATYCPFKKEIRERLKGMPLFSEAMERFSRNTIKKIKDIELRYRVIEKEGGELTQELKDTLSFYKDL; this is translated from the coding sequence ATGGGAATAATAATTAATCACAATGCAGTAAATCAAGTAGATAAGAATACAACAATCTATCTGGAAGGAGAACAGATAAAGGGAGTATCAATTATCCTTAAGGGCAGGGTGCTTGCCAAAAGCAAAGGAAGCCGGGTGCTTCTTGGAACTGGTAATTTTATCGGGATTAGTGATTTAGCCTTTGGTAATTATCATTGCACCTATGAAGCCTTTGATGAAGTCTTGTTTTATAGCTTTCCGGTAAAGAACACGGAAGAGATAACAGATATCTTTAATATAAATAAGGACTATAAAGGATTAATGTCAGCCTCTTTATCACGGTATGTGTCTGAGATAGAAAAGATATATACAAAGCTTCATAATGCGGCAGAGGATGTCTATAATTTTTCTGATAAATATCACAAGAAATATATAGAAATCGGAAATAAGCTGGGATATTCCGTTACCCCGGTAACAGTATTAACGGAACTGGAACCATATATTGAAGAGTCTATTTTAGACGACAGAAAGCTGGAATACTATAAGGAATGCGCTAAAATATCAGTGGATCACTGGAAAGCCTTCTGCTCCTACGGGGAGATTGTAACGTTATATACCCTGGAAGATACCCAGGAATTAATCAGCCTTATGCTGACAGAATGCGGCAGGATGGCAGATTATCTTGAGAAGCTTATACTTGGACTTATTAACAGTTCGGATAATTGCCTCTATAAGGGGTATGCTTCCCTTGCAATCAGCATTGAAGAAACCGGCGGAGATAACAGAGAGTTAATCCGGGTGGTGGATGCCATCATTGAACATATTAATAATCTGGAGAATATTTTTGAAGAAAAGCTTGGGAAAAAGTGCAGTGTTGACAGAGCTCGCATGCAAGAGATTTATTACATGCTGATATCCAAGACCTCCAATCGTAAAGAACAGGTTGATAATAACTTCCAATATACAGAAAACGAAGCAAAAGAAGTAACATCCGTACTGGAAGGAAGTTTTCAGCAGATATGCAATTATGCCATGTATGATTTGGAAAAAACAGAGGATATGGCACAGGGACTGCTGGACTTTATTAATTTGAGGGATAAATTTTCAACAGACGATAGAATCAGGGTGCTTCGCAGAAGGCTTACCCAGCATTTCTATGAAATATATGAATTGGTATTTTTAAAAGCCTGCAAGGACAGTAATGTTCCGAAGGTAATTGATCTTTTCTTGAAATACGGTTTTCTGGATGAGCGCCTTCTAACGACAGATCAGCTGAGGGAATTGTATTTCCTGGATGATGAACTGCTTAAGCAGACCGGTTTATGTAAGGTTTATGATATTAAATCCTGGCTGCTTTGTGTATATAATGGCGAGAAGGAACCATCTAAGAACGAATTCGATCAGGAATATCCGGACTGGCTTCGGAATAACCGTAAAAGAGGGGAGATTACGGAAGAGGGAGAGAAAGATGCCCTCGTCAATCCTGTACTTCGAGTAAAATATGAGATGCAGAATATGTTCCGTTATAACAGCAAGGTAGTAAACGGTCAATTCAGCACTTTTGTACCCTTTTTATGGGGAGAGAGTATTGTAAAAGGTTTTCAGAATATGTTATTAACGCCTAAGCGCGTTAATGACACAATCCAAAGCCTGCTTGAAATTGACTATTCTGTCTTCCACCGTGAGATAATGTATGTAAATCAGCAAAAGGGAATTGCAAAAGAATATGTAATGCAGCCGGTATATCCGGATATCATTCTTATGCCGGTAATGGGCTTTCACGGAGTAATGTGGCAGGAAATTACTGGGAAGAAGAAGAGCAGGGAAGGACGTTTTATATTTCCGATCTTTGTGGATGCCAACTTCAATGACATGATGATTAAAGTACTTGGCAAGTTCCGCTGGGAACTTTGCAGAAGCATACAGGGAAATGCCTGGAATAATATTAAGGAGAAATCTCTGACTTCGGAGTATGCCGATTACATTCAGTTTTACCGTAAGAACCGAGAGATTTCCGAAGAGATGCGTGAGAAAATCAAAGCGCAGATACAAAAAGGTAAAAACAATTACAGGGAAATCTTTGTAATTGATTACGAAGGATGGATGAAGAGCGAGTCTACCGGAGCTGTCAGGCTCAACCGCTTTGCCCGAGAGATTGTTGCTACTTATTGTCCTTTTAAAAAGGAAATCCGTGAACGGTTAAAGGGAATGCCTTTATTTTCAGAAGCCATGGAGCGGTTCTCAAGGAATACCATAAAGAAAATTAAGGACATCGAATTAAGGTACCGGGTCATTGAAAAAGAAGGCGGAGAACTCACACAGGAACTGAAAGATACCTTGAGTTTTTATAAGGACTTATAA
- the tadA gene encoding tRNA adenosine(34) deaminase TadA — MDMKYMKEALKEAKKAAKIGEVPIGCVIVFKDKIIGRGYNRRNTKKTTLAHAEITAIQKASKAMGDWRLEDCTLYVTLEPCQMCSGAIVQARIKEVIVGAMNPKAGCAGSILNILQMEEFNHQVELTTGVMEEECKKVLQDFFVDLRIRNKKEKEESKEKLLQTGNSSQLDTAKDAT; from the coding sequence ATGGATATGAAATATATGAAGGAAGCCCTAAAGGAAGCAAAAAAGGCAGCCAAGATCGGAGAAGTGCCAATAGGCTGTGTAATCGTTTTTAAGGATAAAATTATCGGAAGAGGTTATAATAGAAGAAACACAAAAAAAACCACATTGGCTCATGCAGAGATTACAGCCATACAAAAGGCCAGTAAAGCAATGGGAGACTGGCGCTTGGAGGACTGTACCCTCTATGTGACACTTGAACCCTGTCAAATGTGCTCAGGTGCAATTGTACAGGCGAGAATAAAAGAAGTGATTGTAGGGGCAATGAACCCCAAAGCCGGGTGCGCCGGCTCTATCCTTAATATCCTCCAGATGGAAGAATTTAACCATCAAGTGGAATTAACCACAGGTGTAATGGAAGAGGAATGTAAAAAAGTTCTGCAGGATTTCTTTGTTGATCTTAGAATCCGCAATAAAAAAGAAAAAGAAGAAAGCAAAGAAAAATTGCTGCAAACCGGCAATTCTTCACAGCTTGACACCGCAAAGGATGCTACTTGA
- a CDS encoding anaerobic ribonucleoside-triphosphate reductase activating protein, producing the protein MRIHGFQKTTLLDYPGHLAATIFFGGCNFLCPFCHNASLVLYPDSLPAIPKEEVLATLRKRKEILEGVCITGGEPTLEPGLADFIKEIKDMGYLIKLDTNGSNPILLKQLISEGLLDYVAMDIKNSPEKYSDTIGKKNFSLKNISESIQLLLNGNIDYEFRTTITKEFHIPSDFIAIGEWLKGARAYYLQSYKESEDVISPGFHSYTKDELDEIRRLLLPYVSKVEVRGVD; encoded by the coding sequence ATGAGAATACACGGCTTTCAAAAAACTACATTATTAGATTACCCTGGGCATCTGGCCGCAACAATTTTTTTTGGCGGCTGTAACTTCCTATGTCCCTTCTGCCACAATGCTTCCCTGGTACTATACCCGGACAGTCTTCCTGCCATTCCAAAAGAAGAAGTACTTGCAACATTAAGGAAGCGAAAAGAAATCTTGGAAGGTGTATGCATTACAGGCGGTGAACCTACGCTAGAGCCTGGCCTTGCTGACTTTATAAAAGAAATCAAGGATATGGGTTATCTTATTAAGCTGGATACTAACGGCAGTAACCCTATCCTGTTAAAACAATTGATATCAGAGGGACTGCTCGATTATGTTGCAATGGATATTAAAAACAGCCCTGAAAAGTATTCTGATACCATCGGAAAGAAGAACTTCTCTTTAAAAAATATCTCAGAAAGTATTCAGCTCTTGCTTAACGGCAATATTGATTACGAGTTTCGGACAACAATAACCAAGGAATTTCATATTCCTTCGGATTTTATAGCAATCGGAGAATGGCTTAAAGGTGCCAGAGCATATTATCTTCAGTCCTACAAAGAATCTGAGGATGTAATATCTCCTGGTTTTCACAGTTATACAAAGGATGAACTTGACGAAATTCGCAGGCTCCTCCTTCCCTATGTCTCAAAGGTCGAAGTTAGGGGCGTTGATTAG
- a CDS encoding GNAT family N-acetyltransferase → MQMSIQTDRLQLRVLHPNEADKVLSFYAQNKEHFEPWEPERDINFYTPSYQRLSLSIEYNLMQQSKLLRYWVFLKNNPNTIIGSVNFYNIVKGSYFTCQLGYKFDHRFLGQGYAIEAIRDSMKTLFSDYEIHRIEANIMPSNLRSIHLVQKLGFQYEGLAVSSIKINHKWEDHVRFAFINEIVV, encoded by the coding sequence ATGCAGATGAGCATTCAGACTGACAGGTTACAGCTTAGAGTCCTTCACCCTAATGAAGCAGATAAAGTTTTGAGCTTTTATGCACAAAACAAAGAACATTTCGAGCCCTGGGAACCGGAAAGAGACATTAATTTCTACACCCCCTCTTACCAGCGGCTATCCTTATCAATTGAATATAATCTAATGCAGCAGTCCAAGCTTCTCCGCTATTGGGTGTTTTTAAAAAATAACCCTAATACTATTATAGGCTCTGTAAATTTTTATAACATTGTAAAAGGCTCCTATTTTACCTGCCAGCTAGGCTATAAGTTCGACCATCGTTTCTTAGGCCAAGGCTATGCAATTGAAGCCATAAGAGACTCCATGAAAACTCTCTTTTCCGATTATGAAATCCACCGGATTGAAGCAAATATTATGCCCTCGAACCTACGCTCCATTCATCTGGTTCAGAAACTGGGCTTTCAATATGAGGGCCTTGCTGTATCCAGTATAAAGATCAATCACAAATGGGAGGATCATGTACGGTTTGCTTTTATCAATGAAATTGTAGTGTAA